The genomic segment GGAAGAGTAGACCAAGTACTGTCTTCCCGGCATATTATGCTAGTGGGGCCAGCTAGTGTATAACCAGGATCACACGATGGTTGAAAAGTCTCTCCCACATTATACGAAATACGTTCTTCTGTGGATAAATCTCTGAGTTTCATAGAGATGGATATATCTGGATAATCACAACCTGATTGACTCGGAAGTGCTGTTGTTAATGAAGATAATCGATAGTTTGAATGACTTCCATTCGCTCTGTTATTAGCTTTAGTTCTACAATATAGTTGTAAAGGTTGGATTTGATTAGGTTTGCTATTGAATAGGTAGTAACCACTAGAGATAGAACATAATTCCGAGTTAGAAATTACCTCCACAGAAAACATCGTCAAACGTGGGTGTCCAGAGTCCACCATAATCGCATTCGATAGTTGGTGGATCAAAAGGAATttcattttggaaaatttgttcACCATCTCCACATTCTAGAGTAACTGTATCACCAACGTTAAAGGTTTTTAAATACAATGAAATCGGCGAGTATCCGCTAACTGTCACTCCTTCAGGCAGAACATATTGGTCCAATTGACATATATTTCCTgttaggaaaataaaaaaaattatgcacgACTAAGtggaatattaaatattaacaaCCCATGCGGTGGTATACAAGGCAAAAAAGCTTGAGTTCATTTTTTTGGTTCCAATATGTTGTGCTATATAAAATGTGCTGCAGGATAAGGCTTCGAAAGCTTAGAGAGAGAGGCTCCAATCTGATTAAAGACAAACAAGACCCGTTTTgcaaatatttgtttatgttAGTCTCTTTGTTGTTGAGAAAACATTGATTTTTTCCGCAACTTAGGGAAAAATCGAATTCCGTActtaaaaatgcaatttttttttttttttttttttcaaattttcaaactaaaaGATAGCTTGACTATAAGCTTACCTATATAAGATTGTGTCTTAAAACAAAACTTGGGCAATATCTTTTCTgtgaaaaaagcttttttttaaatttcagggAGATAGTGGGGGTCCACTCATGTGTCAGAAGTGTTCGTCTTGCAGATGGTATTTAGCTGGGATTGTCTCTTTCGGCCTCACCGATTGCACAACATGGGGCGTTCCAAGCATATACACAAAGGTGACAGATTACGAGATATGGATCCGCACTATTACACAAGAATCAGCAAGTTCCCCTACCTGCAACTATAATGGAGGGATCCCTTAAAAATGATATAGTTGTACACTGACATTTCGTAAAATTTTAAGCAGTACTCAGCAGCAATTCAagataatttaattaaaatttgttgtaactttttaggaatttagttttattcaactaaaaaataattcatgtgctttgatatataaaaattttgcatGCATTTCTGaaagacgaaatatcaaattatcGGTATCAGATTCATTAACCCCTATTAAAagcgttttggaaatttaaaatgaaaggTAATACAGATTTGCTTATGCAGGAAGAAATAACTAATACTATTTTACCAGTATTGTTTTGTTATCTTGTACCACGCATCAGCCGATAATAGATAATGGTCCAATTGAAACACCATGACAGAAAAAAATcacatatatattgtataattctaaatttaaatattaaattgtaaTAGTTTGATACCAAAACGGCGAGGACAGTCAGACAAATGTACGGACTTTGACGTATCGGTAGGAAGTCATAGGCATACGACATAGGTCAAAATATGTGGGGAGCTGCGAAAATTATTATGTGGTCAATACGGAAACTCGTTCAAGAGCAATGATCCATATCAATTATAAGCAAGCAACCTCGAATGCAATCAAAATCTATAACTTGATTTAAGGTAGGTAACAGCAAAGTTTccacatttttattaatataaaaagtgcACAGTTGGTTTCttctattcaaatatttttaatacaagtaaaataatataaatacttCACAGCATCATAATCTACATATAAGTAATACAATTTAAACTCACGGTATGAATTCaagcatgaaaaaattgttgcaTCTGCATCTCCTATTTTGGGTGAAATTTGGTAAGTaaatattaaatcatttttgtttAGGATTCATTATATGTTTAATGCAAGAATcaacaatttaaaatgataagaaaacgtGCTATGCAATCTAATGATCAACTATAATATATGGTGCTTGGTTAGTTTTATAGATTTTTATCTCTATGGCAATAcgttaaattaaaacaaatctcAAATCAATGTCAGATTTTTAGGCAATAATGatcataaaaatttcaaaggaTTTTGTCAAGATATCAACCAAGCAAATGCTTTATTTACCTGTACTGATGGAACGGTTATCTCTAATGAAAAACGGTGCAATGGAAAATACGAATGTGAGGGAAGAGAGGACGAAAAAAATTGTGGTATGACCAATGGACTTACTTGCATCATTTCTTTTGTTTAAACTATGACGTAAACTgtgaaaatcaattttatcTGCTTCTCGAAGAGTATTTTGAATCTTATATTCAAGCTCACTGACATAagttaatgaaaataataatcttCGTCATTTTATAAATCTTTATTCGAGACTTTCAAAAATGTGGGAAAGTGGAAGCTGGGGAAGCACATCATAGTATGGTTGAAACGAAGAAATTATCGGGAAGAATTGTTGGAGGCGAAGATTCACCTGATGGTGCGTGGCCTTGGCAAGCTATAATAACGAGATATTCAAGTAAGAAGCGTGGTGGAACGCCGATTGTAAGTATAACGTATAAATTTAATgattgttttcaaaaattaccGAAACTTTGAAAAAGTTAAACAACCAAAACCCGAGAAAATGAGTTGAACTTGTTATTGTTGCATATTATCCACTCGTGGTAAAATATACTTAGCAGAAGTCGATTTAAGTAGAGTTTACAAAAATCAATGACATACATTCCATTCATTTTTTACAATACAATATTGTTGAGGGTATGAAAGACCGATCTGACTGATACGCTAACTACTAATCTGCATTCTTACGGGCAAAAACAGTATAATATACATATTGTTCTTCAATTTTTCAATACTGACGATGCAATTCAGATGTTCAGCAAGTGGTATATTAAAGGCGGCGGATCCTTGATTGGCAGTAAATGGGTGATGACTGCGGCGCATTTATTTGGAACAGACGACAACTCACAAGTATGGCTTTCAGACTACGCTGTCACGCTAGGTGAGAAAATTATTAAATGCACGGGTTCATAATTgtctcaaaaaattataaatgcgGCATCAAGGATTTTCTATAACATATCATAGTGAAATTTaagtaaacatatatatatatataaatatatatttcaaaattcaggTATGTCTGAGAGACCAAATACCAATATGGGGGTCGCAGATTTTGTTCAGATGTTTGCACTGCAAGATGTGTATATCCATCCAAACTATTCGTATGGAGTTCTTGACAACGACATCGCATTGGTAAGCTAGAGATATTTACCGTAAAGTAAAAAAGATTCTTTTGTTGGTTAAATTAATACTGATCTGGATTACTGTGCCTTGTCTTCCATTTTGGAGTGAATTCTGTTAGATCTTTGTGTACACTTACACTGCAGTAGAGTTTATGCAaagatttttatgaaaatattgcaTTCTGCTAGTCTCGCAAAATAGAGCATTCAAAACATAAAATCATCACAATCATGCAATATGCTTCATGTGTCATTAAAATCCA from the Styela clava chromosome 5, kaStyClav1.hap1.2, whole genome shotgun sequence genome contains:
- the LOC144422958 gene encoding serine protease 33-like, whose translation is MNSSMKKLLHLHLLFWVKFGFCQDINQANALFTCTDGTVISNEKRCNGKYECEGREDEKNCDFQKCGKVEAGEAHHSMVETKKLSGRIVGGEDSPDGAWPWQAIITRYSSKKRGGTPIMFSKWYIKGGGSLIGSKWVMTAAHLFGTDDNSQVWLSDYAVTLGMSERPNTNMGVADFVQMFALQDVYIHPNYSYGVLDNDIALIKLGARINSESLAINESDANGVTFTYHVRPVCLPCRDEDPNGESKDESCQPEDINESELLAAGEKVIVTGFGNIKGTDLTQRRQQFQIPDRLQYAELKLVDQYTCWLGIQNINKLTHGNIRYSDNFICCNPAKVKKSIDACQGDSGGPLVKKVTNSETSQSRWFQVGIVSFGYGCALNYPGYYINVVKYTGWINTIMDS